The Numenius arquata chromosome 17, bNumArq3.hap1.1, whole genome shotgun sequence genome segment CCTCAGAGCTTCTCCGGGCACGAACGGTGTTTTCCCGGTCTCCTGAGtgtcccttctcccctttcctgaGCTCCATGATGTCCCCTGCTCTGCGGTTCCGTgtctcctcctgtcccctgctCCGCGATCCAGTGTCCGGCGGTGTGCTCCGTCCTGCCCACCCGGGTCCCTCCGTGTCCCCTGCCTTGCTCTCCCGGGTGCCTCCGGTGTCCCCGTCCCGCTCCTCCGTGGCTCTCCGTATCCCCTGCCCCAAATTCCTGTGCCTCGCCGTACCCAGCCCGGTGGTCCCTAGCTCCCCGTGCCCCTTACTCTGCACTTCGGTGTCTCTCGGTGTTGTCACCAGTGAGGTCCCAGGTGCCTCAGTGTCCCCTGCCTTGCGCTGTTGGGAGCCTCGGTGTTCCCGTCCCCTGCGCTTCCGAGTGCCTTCACATCCCCTGCTCCGCGCTTCGGGGTCCCTCGCCTCAGTTTTGCTTTCCGTCTCCCTGCGTGTGCCTGCCCCGCTCCCTGTGTCCCTGGATGTCCTCGCGCTGCTCGCCGTGTCCCTGGATGTCCCCACGCCTTTCGCAGCTCGTCCCTGAAGGTCCCTTGCCGGATCCTGCATGGATGTCtccctgcctttctctccctCGTCCCTTGTCGGGTCCTGGATGTCTCCCTGCCTTTCGCTCCCCGTCCTTGAAGGTCCCTTGCTGGGTCCTGTATGGATGTCcccctgcctttctctccctgtcccctgcctttctctccctTGTCCCTTGCCGGGTTCCTGGATGTCcccctgcctttctctccctgtcccctgcctttctctccctTGTCCCTTGCCGGGTTCCTGGATGTCcccctgcctttctctccctgtcccctgcctttctctccctTGTCCCTTGCCGGGTCCTGGATGTCCCCCTGCCTTTCTTTCGTCTCCCGTCCCATGCCGGTTCCTAGATGTCCTCAAGCCTTTCGCTCCCCATCCTCTGCCGGGTCTTTcgctctcccctccctctccttgcCCTTCCGGGGCCCTCCGCGCCCTCTCcccgtccttcccccccccctctacCGGAGCGTCCGTGCCCGGCGGCGCGGGACTCACCCACGCACTCGTTGGCCTCCCGGGCGGTCGCTCTCTGCCAGGGCCGGTCGTAGTGGAAGGGCTTGCAGCGGTCGCACTCGGGGCCGGCCGTGTTGTGCTTGCAGTCGCACACCAAGCTGTCGTCGCGGTCCCGCACGCAGCGCGACGCGTGGCCGTTGCACTTGCACCGCCCGCCGACCTGCAGATCGGAGACGGCGTAGAAGTAAGAGTCGCGGGCCAGCTCGGAGTCGTCCTCGCTCTCGTCGCCGAAGGTGTGGAGGCGGCTGAAGGTCACCCTGATGTCGGTGGCCGTCACCCAGTCCTGCAGCACGGGCGAGTTGTCGAAGTCGTGGGCCGTGGGGCGACCGTCCAGGGTGCTGAAGGCGATGAGGCCGCCGGAGAGGGGCCGCACGTCGGTGTGCGAGTCGGTGCAGACCGCCTCCTGCTCGTTCTGCTTGGTGATGGCGGCGCGGCTGGGCTTGTTGTACATCTTGCGGCACTGCGTGGAGTAGAACTGGAAGGGCACCCAGGTCTTGCCGTAgtccatggacttgtggatggcCATGGACTCCGGGCGCGGGGAGCAGAACTGCAGGCTGACGTAGGTCACCTCGAACTTCTTGCCCAGGGAGAGGGTGAGGGTGACGTTGTGGGGGTACTGGACGTAGCTGTCGGACTGCCAGCAGGTCAGGTTGTGCGGGTTGTTGAGGTCGGTGAGGAAGGAGGGCGGGTGGGCGCGCTTGGGGTCGGAGGCgttgcagaggtggcaggagcGGATCTGCTCCTCGCCCTTCTCCGTCACCACGCAGTACCGCGACGGCGGCTTCCCGCAGGTGCTCGACACCTTCACCTCCTTCCCGAAGGCCGAGTTGACGAAGTCGGGGATGCAGCGGCGGGGCAGCCCGTGCTCGTCGTAGCAGGGGTCGGGCTGAGCCGTCTGCACGGCGAACATGCTCACGCCGTGGTAGCCCCCGCGCAGGGGCTGCGCCAGCCACGCCGCcgccagcagcagggccagcggcgcctccgcgcccctccgcggcATCCTGCGCAACCTCGGCGCGGCCTGGgggagcggagggagggaggggagcccgcCGCTCTAGAGCGCAGCTCCGCGGGGCGACTTGGCCGACGGACGCGGTGCCGGCGGCTCAGGGAGCGCGGAGCATCGCCCGCCCCGCGGCCAGCCCCGCGGAGAAAGGggagacggcggcggcggcggcaccacAAAagtggggctggcggcggggctgggTCCCGCCTGCCTCCCGCCCCGGCTCTCGCACGGAGAATGACTGGCGGTCCCAGCCCCCGCCGCGTTTGAGGTCATGCTAAAGGAGTGACATCGCGCTCAAGGAACAGAACAACGACATCCACTGGCGGCTCAGCCAGAGACACGCACAGGCctcggggagggcggggggggggatgggagagGGACGGAGCCCGCCCCGATACCGCGGCGATGGGCGCCAGCGCCGCCGCGGGGCTCCCGGGCCGCCCCGAGGAGCCGGGGAAGggccctccttctccccctcccgccccgctgtggcccgggggggctgggggaggccagggctgtccccagcagctggggaTGCTCCGTGGGCATGgggcggggagagagggggagcggCCGGGAGGaggtccccctcctcctcctacctgtggggACGCCGAAAGGGACAGGATgggaccctctcccagctggtcGCTGCTGGTATCCCCTTCTCTCACCAGGCCAGGCAGGGCCTGAACCCCTAAACtggatttggggggaggggggaggaagaggagtccGAGGCAGAGTCACCGTCCAGTGCAGGAGCCCATAACCCTCCAGGGCACCGGCCCAGCCCGAGGGGGCTCCCGGCGGGTCTCGGTCCAGAGCCTTCGCCTCTGGGAAAGAAAACCCAATGCCGGGGAAGTTTAACTGGGGGGAAATCTCGAGTCCTTGGGCACGACGCGGGAACTAAGGGGCCTGGTGACCCCCGGCAGGTTGTTTTAGGCGGCTGATCTGGGCAAAGGGACGGtgaccccggcacagccccggggaCAGCCCGGGCACACGGTTTGCAGCTTGTCGCTTTGCAGCTTCTCGGCTCTCCCCTGAAAGTGAGGAAGATGTTAAAGAGCGGCACTTGCCCCGCACCGGGCCGTGCCCCAGCCCCCGGTTCCCCTTCCCGGTGCCGGACGGGCCGCCCACCGACGGCTGCCTCCCTCGGAGTCCGCTCCGGCTCGGCTCTTCCCCGGCTGATCCCGGCTGGGGACACCCCGACGTTCCGGCCCCGGGGGACGCTACCGAGAGAGAAGGTGCCGGGAGGGAGCGGAGGGGTTTCCCTCCCGCGGCTCCCGGCCTCCCTGCTcgccccccttccctccctccttgaTTAAAAGGgcacttttatttttccaacGGAGGTGCCCTCTCCCGGAGCGCTGCCCACGCCGTGTCACTCAAGCGGCCGGGCCCTGGCACGGCGGTGCCGTCTCTCCTCCCCGGCGAgccccggcggggcggcccgAGGGGACGGGGGGCTGCCCGGGCAGCGGCGAGCCCCAGGCCGGcctccgccccctcccctccgcccgcccCTCTCCCCGCTTTGAATTCCTTGCCACCGAGCTGAATAAAAGTGGTTGTTGTAAATTGAATTAGTGCCTGATTAATCTGCTCCCGGGCCTGCTAGCCCAGCGGGGCGTCTTTGGCAATGCAACCGCCTTCCCTGCAGGGCAGCGGGGCTCCGCAGCCTCCCTGCCCCCATCGCTCCCCCCGGATCCAccccccctcccaccttcccccccgagccccgccgctgccgggaTTTGTTAACTCTTCCCCGGGAAACAGCCCCTCCGTCCCGCTCCCGACGCTCTCGCTGCTCCTTCGTAGGAGGAAGAGGTGTGTGGGAGGATGCGGTCGGCCCAGGACTTTTGGGATCCCAGTCCTGCTGGTCCCACCCGAGCCGCAGCCTGGCACACCCGGGTCACACACACGCACAGTCCCTGTAAACCCCGGCCCCGGAGAGATTTTTCTCCCCGCTCTTCAATTGCAGCCCCATTTGCAGGatggagacggggggggggggaagagggagggggaggatgtcCCGGTGATACCTGGAGGAGCCCTAAGGAGGGGGCGGGGAAAATTCAGACCAAACTGTCCCGGGTCCCCGAGCCTGCCCAGGTGACGGAGGTACCACCGTGGTCGGTACGTCTGGCGGGACCCCAGGTCCCCTTTGTCCAGCCAGGCGCCCCAAATCCAGACCCGttgcactcccccccccccgcccccgggtgCCCGCTGTCACCACCCCCGCTCGTCGTGTCTCGTCCCCCGCTCTGCCCTCCCGGTGCTTCTCCTCCGGCCACGCGTGGCCGACACCAGCCCTTCCCCGAGGGGGTTCCGTCCGCCCGTGTCCGGGCCGTGCGGGGGCGTCCGGTGCCACCGTGTGCGGGGCTCCCGTGCCCGCCGGGGGGGACACGCGGGGTCCGGTTCGGAGCGAAGCGGGACCGGCGCTTCCCCCAGGTTTGGGGGAAGATGCGGGTTTGGCTCCGGCTGCCCCCGACCCCCCCGCGGCCCTCTCGCGGGCCCGGGGCTCAGGGCAGGGCTGAAATTTCGACGTTTCTTTAAAATCCGTGAGGGTTTTTAGAGGGCACCCCCGGCCCCTCCAGCCCGCACTGGTTTTGCCGATTCGCAgcaaaaaaatgggggggggaggttCTAAGAAAACCTGATCTGCGTTAAACTCCCCCGCAAACCCGAGGTGCTGCTTAATCCCATTAGCAGGGTGTTAATTTAACAACCATCCGGCGCTGCCGAGCACGGGGGGGATCGCCCTGCCCGGCGGCCGGAGCTGCGGCTCtcgcctccctcctgcccttctccctggGTTTATTCGGTGTTTCACAACCCCCGGGGCTTGTAATGGCTCTTGCGGTCATTAACGTGATTTACTGAGGCTTTCCTCTAATTACCTCGCCCCCGAGCTATTAAATGCATGTAAGCAGCTCCGCGGGGACCGAGGCGCAGCTCCCTGAGGCCCGCTCCCGACTCTATTCGCCCCCTCCGGGGCAGGGGCCGTCCCgggaggatggagaaggggggATGTTGGGGGCACCGGGCCGTGCCCTCCACCCCGGCTCGTCCCCCACCTCGGATTTGGTTTTCCTATCATTAAGCACCAGCTAGCCCAAGCCCTGCCCTtcctcggggtggggggacagaTCCTTTCCGGCTCCAGCTCCGGTGCGACCCCGCTGCGCTCTGGCTCCTACCGGGGCCAGAGCATCTTCGGTACCTGCACTGGGAGCAGAGCATCTCCGGTACCTGCATCGGGACCGAAGCATCTCCGGTACCCgcaccgggagcggggctggccgACGTGCGGAGCGGCCTTTTTCCCCCGACTTTGGCCGGGGAGAAGCCCCgatgaaggagagaggagaagggctTT includes the following:
- the NTN1 gene encoding netrin-1, with protein sequence MPRRGAEAPLALLLAAAWLAQPLRGGYHGVSMFAVQTAQPDPCYDEHGLPRRCIPDFVNSAFGKEVKVSSTCGKPPSRYCVVTEKGEEQIRSCHLCNASDPKRAHPPSFLTDLNNPHNLTCWQSDSYVQYPHNVTLTLSLGKKFEVTYVSLQFCSPRPESMAIHKSMDYGKTWVPFQFYSTQCRKMYNKPSRAAITKQNEQEAVCTDSHTDVRPLSGGLIAFSTLDGRPTAHDFDNSPVLQDWVTATDIRVTFSRLHTFGDESEDDSELARDSYFYAVSDLQVGGRCKCNGHASRCVRDRDDSLVCDCKHNTAGPECDRCKPFHYDRPWQRATAREANECVACNCNLHARRCRFNMELYKLSGRKSGGVCLNCRHNTAGRHCHYCKEGFYRDLSKPISHRKACKECDCHPVGAAGQTCNQTTGQCPCKDGVTGITCNRCAKGYQQSRSPIAPCIKIPAAPPTTAASSTEEPADCDSYCKASKGKLKINMKKYCKKDYAVQIHILKAEKNADWWKFTVNIISVYKQGSNRIRRGDQTLWIHSKDIACKCPKIKPMKKYLLLGNNEDSPDQSGIIADKTSLVIQWRDTWARRLRKFQQREKKGKCKKA